The following are from one region of the Gadus chalcogrammus isolate NIFS_2021 chromosome 19, NIFS_Gcha_1.0, whole genome shotgun sequence genome:
- the mybpc1 gene encoding myosin-binding protein C, slow-type isoform X6 has translation MPEPTKKDDQSNGKPGECVVPESNGALPLPEIILEISPPPEDGNSVKKLSIDLPNDSVTVPAMGRKDSVWSLGEGQGPEDLDKPIDTPPLSTLLIERPQGGSVDLGADIHFIAKVEAKDLLRKPTVKWFKGKWMDLASKTGKHLQLKETFDRFTKIHTFEMHIIKAKENYGGNYRCEVNYKDKFDSCSFDLEVKEPEAGSQSIDIRSAFKRSSEGQEDAGELDFSGLLKHREHKQEDVPEVDVWEILKNARPDEYEKIAFTYGITDLRGLLKRLKKTKKVEKKSEAFAKKLDAAYQVDKGGKIRFMVDLADPTVELKWYKNGQEIRSTPKYIFEHKGTQRIMVINNCSMLDDAAYSVAAGDEKCTTELFVKELPVKIVKTIEAVKTTVNERIELECEVSEEGAQVKWMKNGVEVPTGVRSRYRVKVEGTKHTLVIDDASKDDTGVYSIMATGGTSEARVQVDLKPLKIFQDLQDITVKLGEPLKMHCEIFPGNVPGRWYRNGQLIQANDRINILHRAKNHRLEVEATSLHDSGDYTFVLEGYSQSLSAKVHIIDPPRVHLDTLNFPDNTVTIVAGNKLRLEIPISGEPAPRVVWMKGERVILESGHRVHAETYGDHTSLTIEVTEREDSGNYKIVLQNEAGEDTGSVKVKVVDIPDPPEAPLVPVVGGDWCSMTWDPPIYDGSSPILGYFVERKKKQSSRWMRLNFDLIKETTFEPKKMIEGVPYEVRVFAVNAIGVSKASEPSKAFVPLAVTSEPTLLVVDDVTDDTVTMKWRPPDTIGAAGLDGYLVEYCVEGTDEWIPANKGLTEKTKYTITGLPTNVKILVRVKAVNAAGCSTPRTIQHSILVKEVIEPPKIRIPRHLKQTYTRRVGEAVNLVVPFLGKPRPKVSWLKEGQPIDPTHVSIRNTECDSIIFIRKAERSHSGKYELTVQVENHTDTAILDIQIVDLPGPPQAVTIEEVWGENVALDWSPPKDIGNSPISGYTIQKADKKTMEWYTCVEHYHRTCITISDLVIGNEYFFRIYAENMCGLSESATQTKDCALIVKEGLQLRTPEYIDHDFKEPPRFTQPLINTFAVAGYNATLNCSVRANPRPKVIWMKNKIAIIDDPRYRMFSNQGVCTLEVRKPNPYDGGLYACKAVNDLGEDQVECRLEVKGGFTFMELMQRGVPLHLIDKYMNEAKAAEQEK, from the exons TGTGGTCCCTGGGGGAGGGCCAGGGCCCAGAGGATCTGGACAAGCCCATTGACACGCCCCCACTGTCTACACTGCTCATTGAGAGGCCCCAGGGAGGCTCCGTCGACCTGG GCGCTGACATTCACTTCATCGCCAAGGTGGAGGCCAAAGACCTTCTGCGTAAACCCACTGTGAAGTGGTTCAAAGGCAAATGGATGGACCTGGCCAGCAAGACTGGGAAGCACCTGCAGCTCAAGGAGACCTTCGACCGGTTCACCAAG atTCACACCTTTGAGATGCACATCATCAAGGCCAAGGAGAACTACGGAGGGAACTACAGGTGTGAGGTCAACTACAAGGACAAGTTTGACAGCTGCTCCTTCGACCTGGAAGTAAAAG AACCCGAAGCAGGCTCACAGAGTATTGACATTCGTTCCGCTTTCAAGAGAAG CAGTGAAGGACAAGAGGATGCAGGGGAGCTTGATTTTAGTGGTCTCCTTAAACATAG GGAGCACAAGCAGGAGGACGTTCCAGAGGTCGATGTTTGGGAGATCCTGAAGAACGCCCGGCCAGACGAGTACGAGAAGATCGCCTTCACCTACGGCATCACAGACCTGAGGGGTCTGCTCAAGAGGCTGAAGAAGACAAagaaggtggagaagaagaGCGAGG CATTTGCCAAGAAGCTAGATGCTGCCTATCAGGTGGATAAAGGAGGAAAGATCCGCTTTATGGTGGACCTGGCCGACCCCACGGTTGAATTGAAATGGTACAAGAACGGGCAGGAGATCAGATCCACTCCAAA GTATATCTTTGAGCACAAAGGAACTCAGAGGATCATGGTCATAAACAACTGCTCCATGCTGGACGATGCCGCCTACTCAGTCGCCGCCGGCGACGAGAAGTGCACGACTGAACTTTTCGTTAAAG AGTTACCGGTGAAGATTGTGAAAACCATTGAAGCTGTGAAAACTACAGTGAACGAGAGGATTGAGCTGGAGTGTGAGGTGTCGGAGGAAGGCGCCCAAGTGAAATG GATGAAAAACGGCGTGGAGGTTCCGACCGGGGTGCGTTCAAGATACCGCGTGAAGGTGGAGGGCACCAAGCACACTCTGGTCATCGACGACGCCTCAAAGGACGACACTGGCGTGTACTCCATCATGGCCACAGGGGGCACGTCTGAAGCTCGTGTCCAGGTCGACC TGAAACCCTTGAAGATCTTCCAGGATCTACAGGACATTACCGTGAAGCTGGGCGAGCCCCTGAAGATGCATTGTGAGATCTTTCCCGGCAACGTCCCGGGACGTTGGTACCGCAACGGACAGCTGATCCAGGCCAACGACCGCATCAACATCCTGCACAGGGCCAA GAACCACCGCCTGGAGGTTGAGGCGACCTCCCTGCACGACTCCGGGGACTACACCTTTGTCCTCGAGGGGTACTCGCAGAGCCTGTCGGCCAAAGTCCACATCATCG ATCCCCCTCGAGTGCACTTGGACACGTTGAATTTCCCAGACAACACGGTGACCATCGTGGCGGGCAACAAGCTGCGTCTGGAGATCCCCATCAGCGGAGAACCGGCACCCAGGGTGGTgtggatgaagggagagaga GTCATTCTGGAGTCTGGCCACCGTGTGCATGCCGAAACGTACGGCGACCACACCAGCCTCACCATCGAGGTGACCGAGCGGGAAGACTCTGGGAACTACAAGATCGTCCTGCAGAACGAGGCGGGAGAGGACACCGGCAGTGTCAAGGTCAAGGTTGTAG ACATCCCAGACCCTCCAGAAGCACCTCTGGTTCCTGTGGTGGGCGGCGATTGGTGCTCAATGACCTGGGACCCGCCAATCTACGATGGCAGCTCGCCGATTTTAG GGTACTTCGTGGAAAGGAAAAAGAAACAGAGCTCCCGGTGGATGCGGCTGAACTTTGACCTGATCAAGGAGACGACATTCGAGCCCAAGAAGATGATCGAAGGCGTTCCGTACGAGGTGCGGGTCTTCGCCGTCAATGCCATCGGCGTGTCCAAGGCCAGCGAGCCCTCCAAAGCCTTTGTCCCCCTCG CCGTGACCAGTGAGCCTACCTTGTTGGTGGTGGATGACGTCACAGACGACACCGTGACCATGAAGTGGCGCCCGCCCGACACCATCGGCGCCGCTGGCCTTGATGGCTACCTGGTGGAGTACTGCGTGGAAGGAA CTGATGAGTGGATACCGGCCAACAAGGGACTGACGGAGAAAACCAAGTACACCATCACAGGGCTTCCCACCAACGTCAAGATCTTAGTCCGGGTGAAGGCCGTCAACGCAGCAGGGTGCAGCACTCCACGCACCATCCAGCACTCAATCCTGGTCAAAGAAGTCATCG AGCCTCCCAAGATCAGAATTCCCCGGCACTTGAAGCAGACGTACACCCGGAGAGTCGGGGAAGCCGTAAACCTTGTGGTTCCCTTTCTG GGTAAACCCAGGCCCAAGGTCTCCTGGCTGAAGGAGGGCCAGCCCATCGACCCTACCCACGTCAGCATCCGCAACACGGAATGCGACAGCATCATCTTCATCCGCAAAGCCGAGCGCAGTCACTCTGGGAAGTACGAGCTGACGGTGCAGGTGGAGAACCACACCGACACGGCCATTCTTGACATCCAGATTGTTG ACTTGCCCGGGCCGCCCCAGGCAGTGACCATCGAAGAGGTGTGGGGAGAAAACGTGGCCCTGGACTGGAGCCCCCCCAAAGACATCGGAAACTCCCCCATATCCGGCTACACCATCCAGAAGGCAGACAAGAAGACCATG GAGTGGTACACGTGCGTTGAGCACTACCACCGCACGTGCATTACCATCTCGGACCTGGTGATCGGCAACGAGTACTTCTTCAGGATCTACGCCGAGAACATGTGCGGTCTCAGTGAAAGCGCCACACAGACCAAGGACTGCGCTCTCATCGTCAAAGAAG GTCTGCAGCTCAGGACCCCCGAGTACATCGACCACGACTTCAAGGAGCCCCCCCGCTTCACACAACCTCTGATCAACACCTTCGCCGTGGCCGGCTACAACGCCACCCTCAACTGCAGCGTCCGCGCCAATCCAAGG CCCAAAGTGATCTGGATGAAGAACAAGATCGCCATCATCGACGACCCGCGCTACCGCATGTTCAGCAACCAGGGGGTGTGCACCCTGGAAGTCAGGAAGCCCAACCCCTACGACGGCGGTCTGTATGCCTGTAAGGCTGTCAATGACCTGGGGGAAGACCAGGTGGAGTGCAGGCTGGAGGTCAAAG GAGGCTTCACCTTTATGGAGCTCATGCAACGCGGGGTCCCCCTCCATCTCATCGACAAGTACATGAACGAGGCCAAGGCGGCGGAGCAGGAGAAGTAG
- the mybpc1 gene encoding myosin-binding protein C, slow-type isoform X3, which produces MPEPTKKDDQSNGKPGEPLADGEQPEARECELLQAAGPQGPGPVEEGSAVVRVNPQAESGNLEDVEAESWSPLAVDNEDNGVGSNPQSPTPPPEDGNSVKKLSIDLPNDSVTVPAMGRKDSVWSLGEGQGPEDLDKPIDTPPLSTLLIERPQGGSVDLGADIHFIAKVEAKDLLRKPTVKWFKGKWMDLASKTGKHLQLKETFDRFTKIHTFEMHIIKAKENYGGNYRCEVNYKDKFDSCSFDLEVKEPEAGSQSIDIRSAFKRSSEGQEDAGELDFSGLLKHREHKQEDVPEVDVWEILKNARPDEYEKIAFTYGITDLRGLLKRLKKTKKVEKKSEAFAKKLDAAYQVDKGGKIRFMVDLADPTVELKWYKNGQEIRSTPKYIFEHKGTQRIMVINNCSMLDDAAYSVAAGDEKCTTELFVKELPVKIVKTIEAVKTTVNERIELECEVSEEGAQVKWMKNGVEVPTGVRSRYRVKVEGTKHTLVIDDASKDDTGVYSIMATGGTSEARVQVDLKPLKIFQDLQDITVKLGEPLKMHCEIFPGNVPGRWYRNGQLIQANDRINILHRAKNHRLEVEATSLHDSGDYTFVLEGYSQSLSAKVHIIDPPRVHLDTLNFPDNTVTIVAGNKLRLEIPISGEPAPRVVWMKGERVILESGHRVHAETYGDHTSLTIEVTEREDSGNYKIVLQNEAGEDTGSVKVKVVDIPDPPEAPLVPVVGGDWCSMTWDPPIYDGSSPILGYFVERKKKQSSRWMRLNFDLIKETTFEPKKMIEGVPYEVRVFAVNAIGVSKASEPSKAFVPLAVTSEPTLLVVDDVTDDTVTMKWRPPDTIGAAGLDGYLVEYCVEGTDEWIPANKGLTEKTKYTITGLPTNVKILVRVKAVNAAGCSTPRTIQHSILVKEVIEPPKIRIPRHLKQTYTRRVGEAVNLVVPFLGKPRPKVSWLKEGQPIDPTHVSIRNTECDSIIFIRKAERSHSGKYELTVQVENHTDTAILDIQIVDLPGPPQAVTIEEVWGENVALDWSPPKDIGNSPISGYTIQKADKKTMEWYTCVEHYHRTCITISDLVIGNEYFFRIYAENMCGLSESATQTKDCALIVKEGLQLRTPEYIDHDFKEPPRFTQPLINTFAVAGYNATLNCSVRANPRPKVIWMKNKIAIIDDPRYRMFSNQGVCTLEVRKPNPYDGGLYACKAVNDLGEDQVECRLEVKGGFTFMELMQRGVPLHLIDKYMNEAKAAEQEK; this is translated from the exons TGTGGTCCCTGGGGGAGGGCCAGGGCCCAGAGGATCTGGACAAGCCCATTGACACGCCCCCACTGTCTACACTGCTCATTGAGAGGCCCCAGGGAGGCTCCGTCGACCTGG GCGCTGACATTCACTTCATCGCCAAGGTGGAGGCCAAAGACCTTCTGCGTAAACCCACTGTGAAGTGGTTCAAAGGCAAATGGATGGACCTGGCCAGCAAGACTGGGAAGCACCTGCAGCTCAAGGAGACCTTCGACCGGTTCACCAAG atTCACACCTTTGAGATGCACATCATCAAGGCCAAGGAGAACTACGGAGGGAACTACAGGTGTGAGGTCAACTACAAGGACAAGTTTGACAGCTGCTCCTTCGACCTGGAAGTAAAAG AACCCGAAGCAGGCTCACAGAGTATTGACATTCGTTCCGCTTTCAAGAGAAG CAGTGAAGGACAAGAGGATGCAGGGGAGCTTGATTTTAGTGGTCTCCTTAAACATAG GGAGCACAAGCAGGAGGACGTTCCAGAGGTCGATGTTTGGGAGATCCTGAAGAACGCCCGGCCAGACGAGTACGAGAAGATCGCCTTCACCTACGGCATCACAGACCTGAGGGGTCTGCTCAAGAGGCTGAAGAAGACAAagaaggtggagaagaagaGCGAGG CATTTGCCAAGAAGCTAGATGCTGCCTATCAGGTGGATAAAGGAGGAAAGATCCGCTTTATGGTGGACCTGGCCGACCCCACGGTTGAATTGAAATGGTACAAGAACGGGCAGGAGATCAGATCCACTCCAAA GTATATCTTTGAGCACAAAGGAACTCAGAGGATCATGGTCATAAACAACTGCTCCATGCTGGACGATGCCGCCTACTCAGTCGCCGCCGGCGACGAGAAGTGCACGACTGAACTTTTCGTTAAAG AGTTACCGGTGAAGATTGTGAAAACCATTGAAGCTGTGAAAACTACAGTGAACGAGAGGATTGAGCTGGAGTGTGAGGTGTCGGAGGAAGGCGCCCAAGTGAAATG GATGAAAAACGGCGTGGAGGTTCCGACCGGGGTGCGTTCAAGATACCGCGTGAAGGTGGAGGGCACCAAGCACACTCTGGTCATCGACGACGCCTCAAAGGACGACACTGGCGTGTACTCCATCATGGCCACAGGGGGCACGTCTGAAGCTCGTGTCCAGGTCGACC TGAAACCCTTGAAGATCTTCCAGGATCTACAGGACATTACCGTGAAGCTGGGCGAGCCCCTGAAGATGCATTGTGAGATCTTTCCCGGCAACGTCCCGGGACGTTGGTACCGCAACGGACAGCTGATCCAGGCCAACGACCGCATCAACATCCTGCACAGGGCCAA GAACCACCGCCTGGAGGTTGAGGCGACCTCCCTGCACGACTCCGGGGACTACACCTTTGTCCTCGAGGGGTACTCGCAGAGCCTGTCGGCCAAAGTCCACATCATCG ATCCCCCTCGAGTGCACTTGGACACGTTGAATTTCCCAGACAACACGGTGACCATCGTGGCGGGCAACAAGCTGCGTCTGGAGATCCCCATCAGCGGAGAACCGGCACCCAGGGTGGTgtggatgaagggagagaga GTCATTCTGGAGTCTGGCCACCGTGTGCATGCCGAAACGTACGGCGACCACACCAGCCTCACCATCGAGGTGACCGAGCGGGAAGACTCTGGGAACTACAAGATCGTCCTGCAGAACGAGGCGGGAGAGGACACCGGCAGTGTCAAGGTCAAGGTTGTAG ACATCCCAGACCCTCCAGAAGCACCTCTGGTTCCTGTGGTGGGCGGCGATTGGTGCTCAATGACCTGGGACCCGCCAATCTACGATGGCAGCTCGCCGATTTTAG GGTACTTCGTGGAAAGGAAAAAGAAACAGAGCTCCCGGTGGATGCGGCTGAACTTTGACCTGATCAAGGAGACGACATTCGAGCCCAAGAAGATGATCGAAGGCGTTCCGTACGAGGTGCGGGTCTTCGCCGTCAATGCCATCGGCGTGTCCAAGGCCAGCGAGCCCTCCAAAGCCTTTGTCCCCCTCG CCGTGACCAGTGAGCCTACCTTGTTGGTGGTGGATGACGTCACAGACGACACCGTGACCATGAAGTGGCGCCCGCCCGACACCATCGGCGCCGCTGGCCTTGATGGCTACCTGGTGGAGTACTGCGTGGAAGGAA CTGATGAGTGGATACCGGCCAACAAGGGACTGACGGAGAAAACCAAGTACACCATCACAGGGCTTCCCACCAACGTCAAGATCTTAGTCCGGGTGAAGGCCGTCAACGCAGCAGGGTGCAGCACTCCACGCACCATCCAGCACTCAATCCTGGTCAAAGAAGTCATCG AGCCTCCCAAGATCAGAATTCCCCGGCACTTGAAGCAGACGTACACCCGGAGAGTCGGGGAAGCCGTAAACCTTGTGGTTCCCTTTCTG GGTAAACCCAGGCCCAAGGTCTCCTGGCTGAAGGAGGGCCAGCCCATCGACCCTACCCACGTCAGCATCCGCAACACGGAATGCGACAGCATCATCTTCATCCGCAAAGCCGAGCGCAGTCACTCTGGGAAGTACGAGCTGACGGTGCAGGTGGAGAACCACACCGACACGGCCATTCTTGACATCCAGATTGTTG ACTTGCCCGGGCCGCCCCAGGCAGTGACCATCGAAGAGGTGTGGGGAGAAAACGTGGCCCTGGACTGGAGCCCCCCCAAAGACATCGGAAACTCCCCCATATCCGGCTACACCATCCAGAAGGCAGACAAGAAGACCATG GAGTGGTACACGTGCGTTGAGCACTACCACCGCACGTGCATTACCATCTCGGACCTGGTGATCGGCAACGAGTACTTCTTCAGGATCTACGCCGAGAACATGTGCGGTCTCAGTGAAAGCGCCACACAGACCAAGGACTGCGCTCTCATCGTCAAAGAAG GTCTGCAGCTCAGGACCCCCGAGTACATCGACCACGACTTCAAGGAGCCCCCCCGCTTCACACAACCTCTGATCAACACCTTCGCCGTGGCCGGCTACAACGCCACCCTCAACTGCAGCGTCCGCGCCAATCCAAGG CCCAAAGTGATCTGGATGAAGAACAAGATCGCCATCATCGACGACCCGCGCTACCGCATGTTCAGCAACCAGGGGGTGTGCACCCTGGAAGTCAGGAAGCCCAACCCCTACGACGGCGGTCTGTATGCCTGTAAGGCTGTCAATGACCTGGGGGAAGACCAGGTGGAGTGCAGGCTGGAGGTCAAAG GAGGCTTCACCTTTATGGAGCTCATGCAACGCGGGGTCCCCCTCCATCTCATCGACAAGTACATGAACGAGGCCAAGGCGGCGGAGCAGGAGAAGTAG